One stretch of Cyanobacterium stanieri LEGE 03274 DNA includes these proteins:
- a CDS encoding transcriptional repressor produces MALDTTASIKKKLNSRGWRMTPQREKILEVFYNLPQGNHLSAEELHNLLEEQGENISLSTIYRSVKLMTKMRVLRELELAEGHKHYELNHPYPHHHHHIVCIQCNKTIEFQDDSILKHSLKQCQKEDFQLIDCQLTVMTICQEALEMGWPSTLPSDWCCSRAIAEGHHK; encoded by the coding sequence ATGGCTTTAGACACTACCGCATCAATCAAAAAAAAGCTCAATTCTAGGGGATGGCGTATGACTCCCCAAAGGGAAAAAATTCTGGAGGTTTTTTATAATTTACCCCAAGGGAATCATCTGAGTGCTGAGGAGTTGCACAATCTTTTGGAAGAGCAAGGGGAGAATATCAGCTTATCGACCATTTACCGTAGTGTCAAATTGATGACCAAAATGAGGGTATTACGGGAATTAGAATTGGCGGAAGGTCATAAACATTATGAATTAAATCATCCCTACCCCCATCACCATCATCACATTGTCTGCATTCAGTGTAATAAAACCATTGAGTTTCAAGATGATTCTATTCTCAAACATAGTCTTAAACAATGTCAGAAAGAAGACTTTCAGTTAATTGATTGTCAGTTAACGGTGATGACTATTTGTCAAGAAGCCTTGGAAATGGGTTGGCCTTCTACTTTACCTAGTGATTGGTGTTGCAGTCGTGCGATCGCAGAGGGACACCATAAATAA
- a CDS encoding alpha/beta fold hydrolase, with translation MFKSLGFIENTVNTSLGEMVYYSSDSVFWQSLQNLSKSESLGETKPNLVFLHGFGGGSSAYEWSQVYPAFAGEYHIIAPDLIGWGKSAHPQKNYTIDDYITTITEFLEQVCQEPTTVIASSLTAAFLVQLAIAHSHLFKQLILFTPAGLSDFEENYTKSLFAQIISTPMVDKFFYSLGVASESGIKSFLEKRQFANPQRIFPELVASYLKSASQPNAEYAALSFVRGDLCFDLSQYIQKLTIPTAIIWGRESQFTSPEIGKRLAQMNPDAVKYFQVIEEVGLTPHLELPAVAISLIRKYIQLL, from the coding sequence ATGTTTAAATCTCTTGGATTCATTGAAAATACGGTCAATACTAGCTTAGGAGAGATGGTTTATTACTCGTCTGATAGTGTTTTTTGGCAATCTTTACAAAATTTAAGTAAATCAGAATCACTGGGGGAAACAAAGCCAAATCTAGTGTTTTTACATGGTTTTGGGGGAGGTTCATCCGCCTATGAATGGTCACAGGTTTATCCTGCTTTTGCTGGAGAATATCACATTATTGCTCCTGATTTAATTGGTTGGGGTAAGTCTGCCCATCCTCAAAAAAACTATACTATTGATGATTACATTACTACCATTACAGAATTTTTAGAACAGGTATGTCAAGAGCCTACCACCGTTATAGCTTCTTCCCTTACCGCTGCTTTTCTCGTCCAACTTGCGATCGCACATTCCCACCTATTTAAACAACTAATACTTTTCACCCCCGCAGGATTATCGGATTTTGAGGAAAACTACACCAAAAGCCTATTTGCCCAGATAATTAGCACTCCCATGGTTGATAAATTTTTCTATAGCCTTGGGGTAGCTAGTGAATCGGGAATCAAAAGTTTCCTTGAAAAAAGGCAATTTGCTAATCCTCAAAGAATTTTCCCCGAATTAGTCGCCTCCTATCTCAAAAGTGCTTCCCAACCTAATGCAGAATATGCAGCCCTATCTTTTGTCAGGGGGGATTTATGCTTTGATTTATCCCAATATATCCAAAAACTAACTATTCCCACCGCCATCATTTGGGGTAGAGAATCCCAGTTTACTAGCCCCGAAATTGGCAAACGTCTTGCGCAAATGAATCCCGATGCAGTTAAATATTTTCAAGTTATTGAAGAAGTTGGATTAACCCCCCATCTCGAATTACCTGCGGTTGCCATTAGTCTGATTCGTAAATATATTCAACTTTTATAA
- a CDS encoding S9 family peptidase, whose translation MTKPTIASYGEWRSPITSDLIVSGSIGLSSVKFDQKDVYWLENRPSEGGRAVIVRYTNGQKEDVTPAPFNVRSRVHEYGGGAFLIKNGVIYFSNYADQRVYVQKIGEHPQPLTAQSQVRYTDFCLDKSRNRLICVAEDHSNPEKEPENKLVTIDLNSGEVKPIVQGADFYTSPRLSPDDSQLAWLCWHHPYMPWESTFLHLATFDDNGEIEDSEIVAGSETESICQPEFSPNGTLHFSSDRTDWWNLYRREKNGHLTPLYPLNAEFGYPHWVFGESVYGFADEDTIVCTYTQNGIWHLASLDSKNNDLTNLNVSYTNIAYLQVNGSQILFTGGSPNQPTAVVLGDTVSQETEILQQASNLNLDDGYLTQPEQIEFPTSNGNTAYAWYYPPQNKDYQAPEGELPPLLVKSHGGPTAMTTASYNLRIQYWTSRGFAFVDVNYGGSTGYGRDYRQRLAKKWGIVDVEDCINVAKYLVEAQKVNQEKLAISGGSAGGYTTLAALTFHDVFKAGASYYGIGDLEILATDTHKFESRYLDNLIGKYPEEKEIYKVRSPLNHIEKLSCPVAFFQGLEDKVVPPNQAEMMVKALKEKGITTTYVTFGDEGHGFRKAENIKKALDGEFNFYAKIFGFSCQN comes from the coding sequence ATGACCAAACCAACCATCGCAAGTTACGGTGAATGGCGATCGCCCATAACCTCAGATTTAATCGTATCAGGGAGCATTGGCTTAAGTTCCGTCAAATTTGACCAAAAAGACGTTTATTGGCTCGAAAATCGCCCCTCAGAAGGCGGTAGAGCCGTTATAGTTCGCTATACCAACGGGCAAAAAGAAGATGTCACCCCTGCCCCTTTTAATGTGCGTAGTCGTGTCCATGAGTATGGTGGAGGAGCATTTTTGATCAAAAATGGTGTAATCTACTTTAGTAATTATGCAGATCAAAGGGTATATGTGCAAAAAATAGGGGAACACCCCCAACCCCTCACCGCCCAATCGCAGGTGAGATATACCGACTTTTGCCTTGATAAAAGCCGTAATCGTTTAATTTGCGTTGCTGAAGATCATAGTAACCCCGAAAAAGAACCAGAAAACAAACTTGTCACCATCGATTTAAACTCAGGGGAAGTAAAACCGATAGTGCAGGGTGCAGACTTTTACACCTCCCCTCGCCTCAGCCCTGATGATTCCCAGTTAGCATGGTTATGTTGGCATCATCCTTATATGCCGTGGGAAAGCACCTTCTTACATCTTGCCACCTTTGATGATAATGGAGAAATTGAAGACAGTGAAATCGTGGCAGGAAGCGAAACCGAATCTATCTGTCAGCCAGAATTTAGTCCTAACGGTACTTTACATTTTAGCAGCGATCGCACCGATTGGTGGAATTTATATCGCCGAGAAAAAAATGGCCATCTTACTCCCCTATACCCCCTCAATGCCGAATTTGGTTATCCCCATTGGGTTTTTGGGGAATCAGTATATGGCTTCGCCGATGAAGATACCATCGTTTGTACCTACACCCAAAATGGTATCTGGCACTTAGCCAGTTTGGACAGCAAAAATAACGATCTTACTAACCTTAACGTTAGCTACACCAACATCGCCTATTTACAAGTCAATGGTAGCCAAATTTTATTTACAGGGGGTTCACCAAATCAACCCACCGCCGTAGTTTTGGGGGATACCGTCAGCCAAGAAACCGAAATTTTGCAACAAGCCAGTAACCTCAATTTAGACGACGGTTATCTTACTCAACCCGAACAAATCGAATTTCCCACCAGCAACGGTAACACCGCCTATGCTTGGTATTATCCCCCCCAAAACAAAGATTACCAAGCCCCCGAAGGGGAATTACCTCCCTTACTGGTAAAAAGCCATGGAGGCCCCACCGCCATGACTACCGCCAGTTATAACTTGCGTATTCAATATTGGACAAGTCGGGGTTTTGCCTTTGTGGATGTGAATTATGGAGGTAGTACGGGATACGGTCGGGATTATCGTCAAAGGTTAGCTAAAAAGTGGGGTATTGTGGATGTGGAAGATTGTATCAATGTTGCTAAATATTTGGTAGAAGCCCAAAAAGTTAATCAGGAAAAATTAGCAATTTCTGGAGGCAGTGCGGGGGGTTATACTACCTTAGCGGCGCTTACTTTCCATGATGTATTTAAAGCAGGGGCGAGTTATTATGGCATTGGTGACTTAGAAATTCTTGCCACTGATACCCACAAATTTGAATCCCGTTATCTTGATAATCTTATTGGTAAATATCCAGAAGAAAAAGAAATTTATAAAGTGCGATCGCCCTTAAATCATATCGAAAAACTATCCTGCCCCGTTGCTTTTTTCCAAGGATTAGAAGATAAAGTCGTACCCCCCAACCAAGCCGAAATGATGGTAAAAGCCCTCAAAGAAAAAGGTATCACCACCACCTACGTTACCTTTGGCGACGAAGGCCATGGTTTTCGCAAAGCAGAAAACATCAAAAAAGCCCTCGATGGAGAGTTCAATTTCTACGCAAAAATTTTCGGATTTTCTTGCCAAAATTAA
- the queA gene encoding tRNA preQ1(34) S-adenosylmethionine ribosyltransferase-isomerase QueA: MDLNLKLSSYDYFLPEELIAQNPVTPRDSSRLLVVKPEEGINHKIFANLPDLLSPGDLLVLNNTKVIPARLYGKKSTGAMVEVLLVEEKSPLCWLALVKPGKRFGLGAQIVFEDEITGDYLTATVIDKDETTGGRILQFSAPKGLSFWDLLERLGNIPFPPYVTESEALPSQYQTIYAERQGAIAAPTAGLHFTEDVFNRLAQKQVAIAHITLHVGIGTFRPVEVEDILNHEMHQEWIEVDEATIDKIKETKSRGGRVISVGTTVVRALEGTFAHHNDLMPYRGKTDLFIYPGYDFKVIDGLITNFHLPKSSLLMLVGALIGRERLLSIYQRAIEEKYRFYSFGDAMFIEPKRGLNN; encoded by the coding sequence ATGGATCTTAATTTAAAGTTATCTAGTTACGATTATTTTTTACCTGAAGAATTAATTGCTCAAAATCCTGTGACTCCGAGGGATTCTTCTCGTTTGTTGGTGGTGAAACCTGAGGAGGGAATTAACCATAAAATTTTTGCTAATTTGCCTGATTTACTCTCCCCTGGGGATTTGTTAGTTTTGAATAATACTAAGGTAATTCCTGCTCGTTTGTATGGGAAAAAGTCCACGGGGGCGATGGTGGAGGTGTTGTTGGTAGAGGAAAAGTCTCCCCTTTGTTGGTTGGCGTTGGTGAAGCCGGGGAAGCGTTTTGGTTTGGGAGCGCAGATTGTTTTTGAAGATGAGATTACGGGGGATTATCTAACGGCGACGGTGATTGATAAGGATGAGACAACGGGGGGCAGAATTTTACAGTTTAGCGCCCCTAAAGGGTTATCTTTTTGGGATTTGTTGGAGAGGTTGGGTAATATTCCTTTTCCTCCTTATGTGACGGAGTCGGAGGCACTACCATCCCAGTATCAGACTATTTACGCCGAAAGGCAAGGGGCGATCGCTGCGCCAACGGCAGGATTACATTTTACTGAGGATGTTTTTAATCGGTTAGCCCAAAAACAAGTGGCGATCGCCCATATAACTCTCCATGTGGGTATCGGTACATTTCGCCCTGTGGAGGTGGAGGATATTCTTAACCATGAAATGCACCAAGAATGGATAGAAGTTGATGAAGCAACCATCGATAAAATTAAGGAAACCAAAAGCCGTGGCGGTAGGGTAATCAGTGTCGGTACGACGGTAGTTAGGGCTTTGGAGGGTACTTTTGCCCATCATAATGATTTGATGCCTTATCGTGGCAAAACGGATCTTTTTATCTATCCCGGTTATGATTTTAAGGTTATCGATGGATTAATTACTAATTTCCATTTACCAAAATCTAGTTTACTGATGCTTGTAGGGGCACTCATTGGTAGGGAGAGATTACTTAGTATATATCAAAGGGCGATCGAGGAAAAATATCGCTTTTATTCCTTTGGGGATGCCATGTTTATCGAACCCAAAAGGGGTTTAAACAATTGA